Part of the Brevibacillus brevis genome is shown below.
AGCGCGATTCATCACCTTCCTCCGAGCGCCCTCCCGGAAAACAGACCTCTCCCGCCTGACGCCGCATCGTGCTCGCCCGTTTCTCGAACAAAATCCCCAGGCGCCCATCTTCCATGTGTACCAGCGGCAAAAGAACGCTGAACGAACCGTACCGTTCGTCGCCCATGACGGCGGGCTCCCTTTTGCCTAGCAGACCCCGTATACGGGCGACGGTCGGATCGGAAAGCTCCTGTTCCTCCTGCTCGATCGGATTGGAGACTTCGATGAGATTGCCGTCCGGATCGCGCAAATAGACGGAGAGGATCGGTCCGGTCGCACCCGTCCGCCGGATCGGTCCCTCGACAATCTCCTCTCCGCAAGAGTGGATGTGGGCGACGACCTCATCCAGCGGCATCGACGTGAGAAAGCAAAGGTCAGCAGATCCCGGGACGGGATGCTGCGCCTTTGGTTCGAATTCATGGCCGGCCTGATGCAGATTGATTTTTTGCCGGCCGTACGCAAGCGCCCGGCGGCCGTTTCCGAAGGTGACCGCCTGCATCCGCAGAACGCGTTCGTAGAAGCCGATGGTCGCCTCGATATCCCGAACCGTCAAGACAAAATGGTCCAGACTGTCGATCATGTGCATCTCTCCCTGTATGTACCTTGGCTCCATTATAGCACTGTCCGGTTGTTCGGGAGGAGTTGCGGCAGAGTAAAGTACCTACGCAACGAACAGCGACGGTGCATGAGGAAGACGCGACGACCAGGGATTGACCTCCTCGTTCCGATCGGCTTGTGAAAATCTCGCAAAAAAACCGGCGCCTCCCTCGGGAAGCGTCCGGTCCGGTTATTCGGCGACCAGCCATGTGACATTGTGAGCCTGCAATTCCTTGGTCCAGTCATCGGGAGGAGTCGAGTCGCTGATGACGATGTCGATTTCCTTCAGCTCCGCGACTTTGCACAGCGTACTGATGCCGATTTTGGAGTGATCTGCCATGACAATGCTCTCGTTGGCGTTTTCGATGAAGCGTCTGGCCAGGACGGCGCGTTCCGGGTCGTAGCACGTCAGCCCTTTATGGACGAGGAGGCCGTCCACGGAGAGGAACGCCTTGTCCACGAAAAAGTCTTTCATCATCTGGTCGGCGAACGGGCCGCCTACCCGGTGATGCTTGGCGTTGACCTTCCCGCCGAGAAAGTACACTTCGGCCGACAGCAAACCGCCGTTTTGATACTCGATCAGCATGTTCAGAGCCGTAATCGAACAGGTCAGGATAGTCAAATCCTTTTTGGTGGACAAAAAGTGGATCATTTGCAGCGGAGTCGTCCCCTCGTCAATGACGATGGTATCGTTGTCCTGGACCATCTCTGCGGCAGCCCGGCCAATCCGTTTTTTCTCCTCGGCACGCATGACTTCGCGGCTCAGATGGGACGGCTCTGTCCGATCCAGATTCAGCTTGACCGCTCCTCCGTACACGCGCTTGAGCTTCTTTTCCATTTCCAGCTCTTCCAAATACCTGCGGATCGACTCGGAAGATACCTGCAGCTTCTCCACCAGCTCGTTGGTCCGCACCTTGCCGTTTGCGTTCACCAATTGCAAGATAATCTGTTTGCGCTCTTCCCCGAACAAAGACACGACGTGGGTCCCCCTATTGTTCTGCCGTTCATTTCTTACTTTGAATTGTAGAGGTATCGCTCCCTATTTCGCAAGAGAAAATCCGTTGTTTTATCTGTTTTTCGTTGTTTTTTCAGAAAATGCGCGCTGCTAGAAACGGCTTTTTTCCACCGCCGACAGCAGCCGCTCCACGTCCTCGGGGTACACCTCGCCGATATTGCCGATGCGAAACGTGTCCGCCTGCGAAATTTTCCCGGGGTAGATGACGAACCCCGCCTGTTTCAACCGCTCGTAAAACGCCGCAAAGGAAAATGCCCCGCCGTCCGGGTAATGGAACGACGTAATGAATGGCGATTGAAAAGCCTTCGGCAGCAAGGGGCGGTAGCCGAGGCGTACCATTCCGTCCTCCAAAATCTGCTGGTTCCGTAAGTAGCGCTCGTGGCGCTTGGCAATGCCGCCCTCCTCCTCCAGCTCCGCCAAAGCCTGGTGGAAGGCGTGCACCACATGCGTCGGAGACGTGTAGCGCCACTTTCCGTTTCTCTCCTCCATCGTCTCCCATTGGTCGTACAGATCCAGCGACAGCGTTCGGGCCTGGCCCTTGCACTTGCGCAGCTCGTCCGTTTTGGCGATGACGAAGCCGAAACCGGGCACGCCCTGGATGCACTTGTTTGCGCTGGAAATGAGGTAGTCGATGCGCAGCTCCTTTACGTCCATCGGGATGCCGCCGAAGCTGCTCATGGCGTCCACGATAAAGGTCTTGCCGAAGCGTTCGGCCACCTCGCCGATGCCCCCAATCGGATTGAGCATCCCCGTCGTCGTCTCTGAGTGGACAACCGCGACGTGGGTGATCGCCGGATCTTTTTCCAGCATCGCGGCGACAGGTGCTGCCGACACCGGAGCGAGCTCCCCGAAATCGATCACTTCGGTCGCAATCCCATGGACGCGGGCTATCTGCACCATCCGGTCACCGTAGGCCCCGTTGGTCAGGACGAGCAGCTTGCCGTCTGACGGAACGGCGCTGCTCAACACCGCTTCCACACAGAACGTGCCGCTGCCTTGCATAAGTACAGCCGTATAGTCCTCGAAGCTGGCCGTCGCCAGCCGAACCAGCTTGTTCCTGATCGTCTCTACGAGCTGATTGTAATCCCGGTCCCACGTGCACCAGTCCCGCAGCATCGCCTCCCTTACCCCGCTCGAGGTCGTCAGCGGCCCCGGGGTGAGCAGCAAATACGGATTTTCCCTCGCAGCCGCCCTCTCGGTGAAATTCGTCATCTGTCCCATTCCTCTCTTCTCCTGTTGCCTTCTGGCTGCAGCTTACGGCCTCTCTCCCGCTTCCAGCCGCTTCTCTATTTTCGCCAGCGCTTCATCGAGCCGTCCGATTTCCTCGATGACGTAGTGCGCGCCTGCCTCCCGCAGTCTCTCTGCGGCGCGCGAGATTTTTTCATGAAGCACTTCCTGGGGAAGCAGTCTTACTTCCTCCTGGGACAGTCCCAGCTCGCTCCCGCCTTTCAATACCCCGACGGTCCACATGCCAGCATTCCGGCCTTCTTTCATGTCGCTCGCGGTATCGCCGACCTTCACCATGGCGCTCAGCGGATAGCAGTCCAGCTGCATCGCATTTTGGAAACACATCCACGGATAAGGCCGGCCAGCCGGGACATCGCTCGGCGTCACCAGCACGTCCGGCGCGTAGCCTTGCTCCTCGCTTGCTGCTGCCACGACGTCCATCATCTGGCGCGTATAGCCCGTGGTGGAGCCGATCTTGATGCCTTTGGCACGAAGGCGGTTGGCGAGATCGACCGCTCCCGGCACCGGCGTCGCGTACTCGTGCAGCGTCTCCATCAGCAGCGGCTCGAAATCCGCGTACAGCTCTTCCACATCGCGTTCGTCCGGCATGCGTCCGTACTTTTCCTGCCAGAGCGCCGCC
Proteins encoded:
- the phnW gene encoding 2-aminoethylphosphonate--pyruvate transaminase codes for the protein MTNFTERAAARENPYLLLTPGPLTTSSGVREAMLRDWCTWDRDYNQLVETIRNKLVRLATASFEDYTAVLMQGSGTFCVEAVLSSAVPSDGKLLVLTNGAYGDRMVQIARVHGIATEVIDFGELAPVSAAPVAAMLEKDPAITHVAVVHSETTTGMLNPIGGIGEVAERFGKTFIVDAMSSFGGIPMDVKELRIDYLISSANKCIQGVPGFGFVIAKTDELRKCKGQARTLSLDLYDQWETMEERNGKWRYTSPTHVVHAFHQALAELEEEGGIAKRHERYLRNQQILEDGMVRLGYRPLLPKAFQSPFITSFHYPDGGAFSFAAFYERLKQAGFVIYPGKISQADTFRIGNIGEVYPEDVERLLSAVEKSRF
- a CDS encoding NUDIX domain-containing protein gives rise to the protein MIDSLDHFVLTVRDIEATIGFYERVLRMQAVTFGNGRRALAYGRQKINLHQAGHEFEPKAQHPVPGSADLCFLTSMPLDEVVAHIHSCGEEIVEGPIRRTGATGPILSVYLRDPDGNLIEVSNPIEQEEQELSDPTVARIRGLLGKREPAVMGDERYGSFSVLLPLVHMEDGRLGILFEKRASTMRRQAGEVCFPGGRSEEGDESRWATARRETSEELGLSLECIRYIGALDILLGPGRGSIFPFVGYLDSIRDMQPNPDEVGEVFIIPLDTLLSMQPSVHCTSTFLQPEEDFPFHLIPGGKRYPWRSGTVEHLFYEVEGRVIWGMTARVLAHFLDLVRREQK
- a CDS encoding DeoR/GlpR family DNA-binding transcription regulator; the protein is MSLFGEERKQIILQLVNANGKVRTNELVEKLQVSSESIRRYLEELEMEKKLKRVYGGAVKLNLDRTEPSHLSREVMRAEEKKRIGRAAAEMVQDNDTIVIDEGTTPLQMIHFLSTKKDLTILTCSITALNMLIEYQNGGLLSAEVYFLGGKVNAKHHRVGGPFADQMMKDFFVDKAFLSVDGLLVHKGLTCYDPERAVLARRFIENANESIVMADHSKIGISTLCKVAELKEIDIVISDSTPPDDWTKELQAHNVTWLVAE
- the phnX gene encoding phosphonoacetaldehyde hydrolase, producing the protein MIRAVVLDWAGTMVDYGCFAPLAVFLQVFEKRGIELTVEEAREPMGMLKRDHIRALLDMDRVAALWQEKYGRMPDERDVEELYADFEPLLMETLHEYATPVPGAVDLANRLRAKGIKIGSTTGYTRQMMDVVAAASEEQGYAPDVLVTPSDVPAGRPYPWMCFQNAMQLDCYPLSAMVKVGDTASDMKEGRNAGMWTVGVLKGGSELGLSQEEVRLLPQEVLHEKISRAAERLREAGAHYVIEEIGRLDEALAKIEKRLEAGERP